Proteins encoded together in one Patescibacteria group bacterium window:
- the miaB gene encoding tRNA (N6-isopentenyl adenosine(37)-C2)-methylthiotransferase MiaB encodes MNYYIKYFGCDMNKSDAERVSSILESLKYKKTDNILNADVIVVLACSVRQTATDRIYGIFKDKKLKKSVIKILTGCVLKEDTKKLQKRFDIIIDITKINNLSKLISKKSEYNYDPKDVKYFNIIPNHNNYLALVPISNGCNNFCTYCAVPYTRGLEKNRSAKSIINEIKSLPKNIKQIMLLGQTVNSYVNPDKSSNIKDFSDLLEAVAILKPDTWITFISPYPTKFDDKLIKVIAKYKNISHHIHIPLQSGNDRILQMMNRRYDSSEFLEIISKIYKNIPDANITTDVIVGFPTESEKDFNDTLAVLKKTKVTLVYSGLYSPRPGTVSYKIYKDNVEKITKRKRDEKMTKIIASQSLQRNKKYLGNIVKVLVQNKNNKQEYLGKMQTYETVKIKGINDKYIGQFVDVKIDKALNWRLEGEVIK; translated from the coding sequence ATGAACTATTATATTAAATATTTTGGTTGTGATATGAACAAATCAGACGCCGAGCGCGTGTCCTCTATTTTGGAATCTTTAAAATACAAAAAAACAGACAATATTTTAAATGCTGATGTAATTGTTGTTTTGGCTTGTAGCGTTAGACAAACTGCTACAGATAGAATTTATGGAATTTTCAAAGACAAAAAATTAAAAAAGTCAGTAATAAAAATTCTTACTGGCTGTGTGCTAAAAGAAGATACAAAAAAATTACAAAAAAGGTTTGATATCATAATTGATATTACAAAGATTAATAATCTTTCAAAATTAATAAGCAAAAAAAGTGAATATAATTATGATCCAAAGGATGTAAAGTATTTTAATATTATTCCAAATCATAATAACTATTTGGCGCTAGTCCCAATATCAAATGGTTGTAATAATTTTTGTACATATTGTGCTGTACCATATACAAGAGGTTTGGAAAAAAATAGATCTGCAAAAAGTATTATAAATGAAATAAAGAGTCTACCAAAAAATATAAAACAAATAATGCTATTAGGGCAAACCGTGAACTCTTATGTAAATCCAGATAAAAGTTCCAATATAAAAGATTTTAGTGATTTATTGGAAGCTGTTGCTATTTTAAAACCAGATACTTGGATTACTTTTATTTCACCTTATCCTACAAAATTTGATGACAAATTAATAAAAGTTATAGCAAAATATAAAAATATTTCACATCATATTCACATTCCTCTTCAATCTGGAAATGACAGAATACTCCAAATGATGAATAGGAGGTATGATTCAAGTGAATTTTTGGAAATAATAAGTAAAATTTATAAAAATATTCCAGATGCAAACATTACAACAGATGTTATAGTGGGATTTCCTACTGAATCTGAAAAAGATTTCAATGATACTTTGGCAGTTTTGAAAAAAACAAAAGTTACTTTGGTTTATAGTGGATTATATTCTCCTCGACCTGGTACAGTTTCTTATAAAATTTATAAAGATAACGTAGAAAAAATTACAAAGAGAAAACGAGATGAAAAAATGACAAAGATAATAGCAAGTCAATCACTGCAAAGAAATAAAAAATATTTGGGTAATATTGTAAAAGTTTTGGTGCAAAATAAAAACAATAAACAAGAATATCTTGGAAAAATGCAGACATATGAAACTGTAAAAATAAAGGGAATAAATGATAAATATATTGGACAATTTGTTGATGTAAAGATAGATAAGGCTTTAAACTGGCGCCTAGAAGGAGAAGTAATAAAATGA
- the miaA gene encoding tRNA (adenosine(37)-N6)-dimethylallyltransferase MiaA has product MNNKKIICIVGPTACGKTKLGVRLARKFNGEIISADSRQVYTGMDIGTGKDLKEYGKIPYHIIDISNPKKQVTLSLWQNLAIKKIKELQEYGKIPFVVGGTGLYINSIVDGYILNDEKINKEFRKKLNSTSLLELQKILKKLDKIAYSKIDINNKRRIIRAIEIVKAGSSISKSRRKKIFDSLVIGITFDRDVINKRIDKRLKDRIADENMIEEIAGLKKLGLSWKRLEDFGLEYRYVGRYLKKELEFDEMINQLEIATHQFAKRQMTWFHKRKDIIWVKDYKEAEKLVSSFLNK; this is encoded by the coding sequence ATGAATAATAAAAAAATAATTTGTATAGTGGGACCAACAGCATGTGGCAAAACAAAATTGGGAGTTCGTCTTGCAAGAAAATTTAATGGTGAAATTATTTCTGCAGATTCACGTCAAGTTTATACTGGTATGGATATTGGTACTGGAAAAGATTTGAAAGAATATGGAAAAATACCATATCATATTATAGATATTTCAAATCCAAAAAAACAAGTAACATTATCTCTTTGGCAAAATTTGGCAATAAAAAAAATAAAAGAACTTCAAGAATATGGAAAAATTCCTTTTGTTGTTGGTGGTACGGGATTATATATAAACTCAATTGTTGATGGGTATATTTTAAATGATGAAAAGATAAACAAAGAATTTAGAAAAAAATTAAATTCTACTTCTCTATTAGAACTTCAAAAAATACTAAAAAAATTAGATAAAATAGCTTATTCCAAAATTGATATAAATAATAAAAGAAGAATCATAAGAGCAATTGAAATAGTAAAAGCAGGCTCCTCTATTTCAAAATCAAGAAGAAAAAAAATATTTGATTCGCTTGTTATTGGAATAACATTTGATAGAGATGTAATAAACAAAAGAATAGATAAAAGACTAAAAGACAGAATTGCTGATGAGAATATGATAGAAGAAATTGCAGGACTAAAAAAATTAGGACTTTCATGGAAAAGATTGGAAGATTTTGGACTTGAGTATAGATATGTTGGGAGATATTTGAAAAAAGAATTAGAATTTGACGAAATGATAAATCAACTTGAAATAGCTACTCATCAATTTGCAAAAAGACAAATGACCTGGTTTCATAAAAGAAAAGATATTATTTGGGTAAAGGATTATAAAGAAGCAGAAAAATTGGTTAGTAGTTTTTTAAACAAATAA